The genomic segment TCCCGCTGGGTATGCCCAGCGTCTCGGCCGCCTCGTTGACCGTACGCCCTTTGAAGTAGGTCTCCACAAGTACCTCCCGATGTGCGGGAGTCAGGTCCTCCAGTGCGTCCGAAAGCGTCATCAGCCACAGTGCCCTGTCGATCTCGTCCTCCGCGGGGATGACCTCCAGCGGCGACGGATCGACCTCCTGCGGCCGGGCCTGCCGGCTGCGGTGGCCGTCGATGACGATGCGCCGGGCGACCGTCACCAGCCAGGGGCGGACCGAACCGGTGGCACTGTTGAGCCGACCGGCGTTCTTCCAGGCACGGATGAGCGTCTCCTGCACGACGTCCTCTGCACGCTGCCGGTCCCCCGCCACCAGCCGGAGCACGTAGGCGAGCAGTGGCCCCGCGTGCTCCTGGTAGAGGGCGCGCATCAACTCCTCGTCCGGACCAGGGGGCCGGCCGAGACGATGGCGGTGCGGCTGCGGGCGCTCATCGGCCACGGCGGAATCCTTGCGCACGCGTACCTCCGGTGTCCGCGCTTTCGGCGGGTCGGGCGGGTCTCACGACGGAGGTACGTAGGCGGGGAGCCGGGTGTTCAACGGTGTTTGTCGCGGATCCCGTTCACGGCCGGGCGAGCGCCGCCCTCCGGCGGTGTCTGGCCACCCGCTCCCGGTTGCCGCACACCTCGCTGGAGCACCAGCGGCGCCGGCGCCCGCGGGACGTGTCGAGGTAGACGATGGGGCAGTTGTCGCCCTCGCACTGACGGAGCAGCGCGCGGGCCACCGGGTCGGTGAGGAGGTCGACGGCGTCCCTGGCGACGGCGGCGACGAGCGCCGCGCAGCCGGGTTCGCCGCGCAGGACGCGTACGAGCGTGCCGTCGGCGGCGCGTACCGCGCAGGGGGCGGGGGGTGCCGCGGCGGCCAGCGCGTTGACGCGGTCGAGCGCGGCCGCGGCGGCGAGGGGCCGCCCCTCGATCTCGCCGAGCACCAACTGCCCGACGTGGGCGCGCAGTTCGCGGAAGGCGGCGAGCCACTGCGGCCCGGCGCCGTGCAGTAACGCTTCCGCCGGTACGAGGCCCGCACCGGCGAGCCAGGCGCGCAGCCGTGCCACGGAGTCGAGCCGTTCCACGGGGTGGTTCGTCGCCACGAGGTCCAGACAGCTCCGCCCGGAGTCGAATCGCAGCTCGTACGGAGCCGGGGCCGTGCCCAACGCCATGCGCGTGTCACCGCCTTGGGGGTATGACACAGGTTCTCACCGGTGAGTGAATGCCGTTGCGTACCCCTACAGTGCACTCCCCCGGGCGGGTCCGGAACCCGGCGTACCAGGTTCCCCGAGAACGCCTGCCCCGTCGCGGCGGCCGCGGAGGCCGCAATCGCCGTATGCGGTGGTCGCAATCGCCGTATGCGGCGGCCTCACCCCGCGTACTTGGACCCCGAGGACGGGTCGACGGCGAGCCGGTAGCCGCGCTTCACGACGGTCTGGATGAGCTTCGGCGTGCCGAGGGCCGTCCGCAGCCGGGCCATCGCCGACTCCACCGCGTGCTCGTCGCGTCCCGCGCCCGGCAGCGCGCGCAGCAGTTCCGCGCGGGCGACGACCCAGCCGGGCCGGCGGGCGAGGGCGGCGAGCAGGGCCATCCCGGCGGGCGGCACGGCGCGCAGCTCGTCGTCGACGAGGACGGCATGCCCACGGATCTCGACCCGGTGCCCGGCGACGTCGAACACCCGCGCCCGCCCCGGCAGTTCACGGCACAGCACCTGGACGAGCGGTCCGAGCCGGAACCGCTCGGGCTGCACCGTGTCGATGCCGAGGGACTGCAGCGGCAGGGCGGTGACGGGCCCCACGCAGGCGGACAGCACGTCGTGGCGCAGGGCGGCGAGCAGCTCGTCGGTCATGCCCCGCTCCTCCGCACGGGCGAGCAGGGACGCGGCGGCGGGCGCGCTGGTGAACGTCAGCGCGTCGACTCCGCGCCCGACGGCCGCGTCGAGCAGCCGGTCCACGGGTGTGATGTCCTCCGGGGGCAGCCACCGGTAGACGGGCACCATGACGACCTCGGCGCCGGCGGCCCGGAGGGCCTCGACGAAGCCGGGCAGCGGCTCCCCGTGCAGCTGAAGGGCGACGCGCCGCCCTTCGACCCCCTCCCCCAGAAGCCGGTCGAGGACCTCCGCCATGGATTCGGAGGACGGCGACCACTCCTCGGTGAGCCCGGCGGCCCGTACGGCCCCCTTGACCTTCGGACCGCGGGCGAGCAGCTCGACCCCGCGCAGACAGCGCAGCAGCGCGTCCCCGTACCCCCACCCGTCGGCGGCCTCGATCCACCCGCGGAACCCGATGGCGGTGGTGGCCACGACGACATCGGGCACCCGCTCGATCAACTGCTTGGTGGCACGGAGCAGTTCACTGTCGTCGGCGAGCGGCACGATGCGCAGTGCGGGCGCGTGCAGGACGGTGGCGCCGCGCCGCTCGAGGAGCGTGCCGAGCTCGTCGGCGCGGCGGGCGGCGGTGACGCCGACGGTGAACCCGGCGAGAGGGCCGGGCGCGGTGGGATCATTCCTGGTTGCCGAGGGATCGTTCCTGGGTGCGGAGGGGTCATTCCCGGGTGTGGCGTGCATAGGCTGCTCTCGTCCTCATGGGCGGACGACCGAGCCTGTCAACGGCGCGTGACACCCTCGGTTCCCCCCGATGTCCGTCGTGTTACGTGTGACGCGCCCGTGCCGGTTCAAGACCGCCGTCACACACCGGCGTAGCTGGGCTGCGACTTCTCCCCAGTGTCGGCTGTCGCGGCCGTACGGGCGACCGGTCGCCGCCGAAGGTATACGACGTAGGTGACCCCGGCGCAGACGCCGTAGAAGGCGAGAAAGGCGACATAGGCGCCGGTGCCGGAGCCCACCGTCTGGAAGGACTGCCGCAGCGCGAGATTGATGCCGAGCCCGCCGAGTCCGCCGACGGCGCCGATCAGCCCCATGGCCGCACCGGAGAGCCGCCTTCCCTCGGCGGCGGCGTCCTCCCCGGTGAGCCCCCGGGCCTCGGCCTTGGCCTGAAAGATCCCGGGGATCATCTTGTACGTG from the Streptomyces venezuelae genome contains:
- a CDS encoding sigma-70 family RNA polymerase sigma factor, whose product is MRKDSAVADERPQPHRHRLGRPPGPDEELMRALYQEHAGPLLAYVLRLVAGDRQRAEDVVQETLIRAWKNAGRLNSATGSVRPWLVTVARRIVIDGHRSRQARPQEVDPSPLEVIPAEDEIDRALWLMTLSDALEDLTPAHREVLVETYFKGRTVNEAAETLGIPSGTVRSRVFYALRSMKLALEERGVTA
- a CDS encoding uroporphyrinogen-III synthase, coding for MHATPGNDPSAPRNDPSATRNDPTAPGPLAGFTVGVTAARRADELGTLLERRGATVLHAPALRIVPLADDSELLRATKQLIERVPDVVVATTAIGFRGWIEAADGWGYGDALLRCLRGVELLARGPKVKGAVRAAGLTEEWSPSSESMAEVLDRLLGEGVEGRRVALQLHGEPLPGFVEALRAAGAEVVMVPVYRWLPPEDITPVDRLLDAAVGRGVDALTFTSAPAAASLLARAEERGMTDELLAALRHDVLSACVGPVTALPLQSLGIDTVQPERFRLGPLVQVLCRELPGRARVFDVAGHRVEIRGHAVLVDDELRAVPPAGMALLAALARRPGWVVARAELLRALPGAGRDEHAVESAMARLRTALGTPKLIQTVVKRGYRLAVDPSSGSKYAG
- a CDS encoding CGNR zinc finger domain-containing protein, encoding MALGTAPAPYELRFDSGRSCLDLVATNHPVERLDSVARLRAWLAGAGLVPAEALLHGAGPQWLAAFRELRAHVGQLVLGEIEGRPLAAAAALDRVNALAAAAPPAPCAVRAADGTLVRVLRGEPGCAALVAAVARDAVDLLTDPVARALLRQCEGDNCPIVYLDTSRGRRRRWCSSEVCGNRERVARHRRRAALARP